Proteins from one Podospora pseudocomata strain CBS 415.72m chromosome 4, whole genome shotgun sequence genomic window:
- a CDS encoding hypothetical protein (EggNog:ENOG503PWKH), giving the protein MNGYHHHNEHANRYHHRPTGGFASRGVPPPPGFSPASTGLPPLQPAPGRPPPPSAHAIPLTPPPPPPPPSATPLTSIRHQQPIHHHHQNHHPSHLITSTTSPPLPSPSASSIPSETRTLLTFPTPGLPSPRIICPSQPPVRYPPSTIKYNNSDPHHQRHIVSTLQTTSNLRNLSFLFHPPAPSRQQQPTDSNAHLPAQIQTNRWLCCQCAEEGFVDPVGTVHLVGETEEMYSTCLFRPSSCHHKKCVNCVLYAGPASSRDPVRGVKFLVRTVGGLYTSGRFIDPVRWECGVCGEWDSNKIDGGVRMGTGCQGRGCKAQGWGGWGGGRRGVFTRESIVLNRYGQRLGTADQRVAFEGGPWDWHRRGLGDGRCVLSKGVREVLMRRGGGGGGRERKVWGVGEQVPGYEYRRPPPLDEDDERENSEYEGGFLAGLPVEGGDKGKGKEMEGRMEMEGVVCGGQGNGIDSRHHGGSERREHGFISPSSTTMTTTRSPDTGQGQGAKPRFFPGLSNMRM; this is encoded by the coding sequence aTGAACGGctaccaccatcacaacgaACATGCCAATCGATACCACCATCGACCGACGGGGGGGTTTGCGTCTCGTGGTGTGCCTCCGCCACCGGGGTTTTCTCCGGCGTCAACTGGGCTGCCACCGCTTCAACCTGCGCCGggacgaccaccaccaccatcagcgCATGCGATACCcttgacaccaccaccaccaccgccgccgccgagcgCTACCCCCCTTACGTCGATACGACACCAGCAGCCgatacaccaccaccaccaaaaccaccacccatcgcacctcatcacctcaacaacatcaccaccattaccctccccctccgcctcctccatcccatcagAAACCcgcaccctcctcaccttcccaaccccaggcctcccctccccccgaaTAATCtgcccatcccaaccccccgTGCGataccccccctcaacaatAAAATACAACAACTCcgacccccaccaccagcgacaCATCGTCTCAACCCTCCAaacaacctccaacctccgaaacctctccttcttgttccatccccccgccccatcccgacaacaacaaccgacCGATAGCAACgcccacctccccgcccaAATCCAAACCAATCGCTGGCTCTGCTGCCAGTGCGCAGAAGAGGGCTTCGTCGACCCGGTAGGAACAGTCCACCTCGTGGGTGAAACAGAAGAGATGTACAGCACCTGCCTGTTCCGCCCATCCAGCTGCCACCACAAAAAGTGCGTAAACTGTGTTTTATACGCTGGCCCAGCCTCCAGCCGAGACCCGGTACGGGGGGTGAAATTTCTTGTTAGGACTGTTGGGGGGTTGTACACCAGTGGACGGTTTATCGACCCTGTACGCTGGGAGTGTGGGGTATGCGGGGAGTGGGACAGTAACAAGATTGACGGGGGGGTCAGGATGGGAACTGGTTGTCAAGGACGGGGGTGTAAAGCAcagggatgggggggttggggaggagggaggaggggggttttcaCCCGGGAGAGTATTGTTCTCAATCGGTATGGACAGAGGCTGGGGACGGCGGATCAGAGGGTTGCCTTTGAGGGGGGGCCGTGGGATTGGCATAgacgggggttgggggatgggaggtgTGTGTTGAGTAAAGGGGTTAGGGAGgtgctgatgaggagggggggtggaggagggggaagggagaggaaggtttggggggttggggagcagGTTCCGGGGTATGAGTATAGgaggccgccgccgttggatgaggatgatgagagggagAATAGTGAGTATGAGGGCGGTTTCCTGGCCGGCTTGccggttgaggggggggataaagggaaggggaaagagatggaggggcggatggagatggagggggtggtttgtggtgggCAGGGTAATGGTATTGATAGCAGACATCATGGTGGAAGTGAAAGGCGAGAACATGGGTTTATCAGCCCATCTTCTACTACAATGACAACAACGAGAAGCCCGGATacggggcaggggcagggagCAAAACCACGCTTCTTTCCGGGGCTGTCAAATATGAGGATGTAA
- a CDS encoding hypothetical protein (EggNog:ENOG503NZT4), with amino-acid sequence MAPSNGTAEKPATRKASSHVVPVVPVLPLSYVKRLPNQPATPSPSTQKVAEPSTRPASPEKKNSGDHDATTPSAATIHVATSTSSTTASNSNTPDSSTICSEPTEQPFVSGAPPPPSGHHNPAFEQPARTPAPELPLPAPHPAIANRPVFHHPRPSNGSLVFAHHESNASSPVPHSGGYGFPPPGIVPYPPSAALPVTAVDAYGRPLLVSPTVDSYPPTVIKHHGPPTPHSYHGSQSSQIGDHIYNQHSTMSGTHPTMNGTHPTMNGTHPTMNGTHPTMSGAGPVNGGQGGIRGPQPTTNGVQPTLNGSGPYHPTGGMSPEAAAALAHHMNSMSPYIRAALGDNSYSDCTLDVNVPVSHIFQDHPDCSRLNTAIRTPAHRLMLGRSPMLAEKIGEDGVQAGGVLKLEVRDEWIRPDVFWHCLRALYGWDIAAGSLPSQLRYWSAKDELKTALSYWAAGQMLLCPRIRGIASDCARRLLGWETISIAAWFVSHNMALGPSLTHDVFLDSTLNWIIYHLPQSFDVDENAGDCGFSRLPRANQSASYRPNPPNAHVSSRVAANPRLSKIRFGDLAEEGFDVDQLYPGSPFTPAQVNGLFSRILLNLPFDLLKHVLEHPNLCSNAGPLPPGPRLRIIDAVRAAREKRRWELLESTDMQVRVYQERIASQPEPVPVVNLADFWHNSLGFKEETFIGDVPFLIRTWSLGPEGSDV; translated from the exons ATGGCGCCTTCCAATGGCACTGCTGAGAAGCCTGCTACCCGGAAAGCTTCTTCTCACGTTGTTCCCGTTGTCCCTGTTCTCCCTCTCAGCTATGTGAAGCGGCTCCCGAATCAGCCAGCCACACCTTCCCCGTCTACCCAAAAGGTTGCCGAGCCTTCTACCCGACCTGCCAGccccgagaagaagaattcCGGCGATCATGACGCTACCACACCGTCCGCTGCCACCATTCACGTCGCTACGTCTACATCATCTACTACCGCATCGAATAGCAATACTCCAG ATTCTTCCACCATCTGTTCCGAGCCTACAGAGCAACCGTTTGTATCGggtgcccctcctcctccttccggTCATCACAACCCCGCATTTGAGCAGCCGGCGAGAACACCAGCCCCTGAG CTTCCTCTCCCCGCCCCACACCCAGCCATTGCGAATCGGCCAGTtttccaccatcctcgccccaGTAACGGAAGCTTGGTGTTTGCTCATCACGAGTCTaacgcctcctcccctgtCCCTCATTCGGGTGGCTACGGTTTCCCCCCTCCTGGGATCGTGCCATACCCACCGTCTGCCGCTCTCCCAGTCACCGCTGTTGACGCCTACGGCCGTCCCTTGTTGGTATCACCGACAGTAGATTCTTATCCGCCGACTGTCATAAAGCATCACGGGCCACCTACTCCCCATAGCTACCACGGCTCACAATCTTCCCAAATTGGAGATCACATCTACAACCAGCATTCGACCATGAGCGGCACTCATCCAACCATGAACGGCACTCATCCAACCATGAACGGCACTCATCCAACCATGAACGGCACTCATCCGACCATGAGCGGTGCTGGCCCGGTCAACGGCGGCCAGGGAGGAATTCGTGGTCCTCAGCCTACCACCAATGGTGTTCAACCCACACTTAACGGCTCTGGACCCTATCATCCTACCGGGGGTATGAGCCCCGAGGCCGCGGCTGCATTAGCACACCATATGAACTCGATGTCGCCTTACATTAGGGCTGCGCTGGGCGACAACTCGTACAGTGATTGTACTCTGGACGTGAATGTCCCAGTCAGCCACATCTTCCAGGATCACCCCGACTGCAGCCGACTGAACACTGCCATTCGAACGCCAGCGCATCGGCTTATGCTTGGTCGCAGTCCAATGCTTGCTGAGAAgattggagaggatggtgtccAGGCTGGCGGTGTCTTGAAATTAGAGGTTCGTGATGAATGGATTCGGCCGGACGTGTTTTGGCATTGCCTCCGTGCGCTATATGGTTGGGATATTGCGGCCGGCAGCCTACCGAGCCAATTACGCTACTGGAGTGCCAAAGACGAGCTCAAAACCGCCCTTAGCTACTGGGCTGCCGGTCAGATGTTGCTGTGTCCTCGGATTCGGGGTATCGCTTCGGACTGCGCAAGGAGATTGCTTGGGTGGGAGACGATCAGTATCGCCGCTTGGTTCGTTTCGCACAACATGGCTCTGGGACCCAGCTTGACCCACGATGTGTTCCTCGACAGCACTCTGAACTGGATAATCTATCATCTTCCCCAGAGCTTTGATGTGGACGAGAACGCGGGAGACTGTGGGTTTTCTCGGCTCCCTCGTGCCAACCAGTCGGCGTCTTACAGACCAAATCCGCCTAATGCACACGTGTCGTCGCGTGTTGCTGCCAACCCAAGGCTGTCTAAGATCCGGTTCGGAGATCTGGCAGAAGAAGGATTTGACGTCGATCAGCTCTATCCCGGCAGTCCATTCACACCCGCTCAGGTCAATGGTCTCTTTTCTAGGATATTGTTGAACCTTCCATTTGACCTGCTCAAGCATGTCCTGGAGCACCCCAATCTCTGCTCCAACGCCGGGCCTCTTCCGCCGGGACCTCGTTTGCGGATTATTGATGCGGTTCGGGCGGCGCGGGAGAAGCGACGATGGGAGTTATTGGAAAGCACCGACATGCAAGTGCGTGTCTATCAAGAGCGGATCGCGTCTCAGCCGGAGCCTGTTCCTGTGGTTAATTTGGCCGACTTTTGGCACAATAGCTTGGGCTTCAAGGAAGAGACTTTTATCGGTGACGTGCCATTCCTTATTCGCACCTGGAGTCTTGGTCCCGAAGGCAGCGACGTCTAG
- a CDS encoding hypothetical protein (EggNog:ENOG503NVTG): protein MAASPSSAAGATTANSSPSSDPILRNALRYTISAREYALLHKYVISKSRALKRRAPTVEKVRNMMDGPQQMPQQQGRKGSIGGQGDKRRGSIKGKDVAPPTAQGADDYNAKAIRHSIRVFMATGAVMKLWGLAQTRLLGKKGDGGGKDKQGGLHKSPTLRLGLSLSTILFLYRVLFRFFTRLRVQLLEPSAAPFRKRNPKTASTLTSPYAPAVGASLAGLALGVYPAEQLRVTIALFLGFKAVEWGWNCAEENGMVWGWEKTGLGGKGKMRERPWWWGSWMLQPLAFGQLLHAAVFDRECFPKGFGNMVERFSLTYLHPKPEDFPAGMQWPTTEVVVDGLARMAKLSWPAFISPTLFPGKEDTLPPGLSAIAPLTSGAHPLITSLSCATLHPSDPSCTRTFLTFWLRSFPPLTRILLLVYSVLMVPKMKSFYHFPVSTIQTLVSNALRMSTFLTGAVATAWSSICFFQSWFPRTFLPTQRMFLGGFLAGLWAIIEQGRQGSRQIFLYSAKASVESFWKVGVKRRWWRAMKGGDVWVFVAALMLTGVVYERDARAIKEGSWRKGISWVRGEGLRDWGLRLREGRRMRNGRKRSEGVVLMERGGC from the exons ATGGCGGCCTCGCCCTCGAGCGCCGCCGGTGCCACGACGGCAAACAGCTCGCCGTCCTCCgaccccatcctccgcaaCGCGCTCCGATACACCATCTCCGCTCGCGAATACGCCCTCTTGCACAAATATGTCATTTCGAAATCCCGAGCGCTGAAGCGGCGAGCGCCGacggtggagaaggtgaggaaTATGATGGATGGGCCTCAGCAGAtgccacagcagcaggggaggaaggggtctATTGGTGGGCAGGGGGATAAGAGACGGGGGTCGATCAAAGGGAAGGATGTCGCTCCGCCGACAGCACAAGGGGCGGATGATTACAATGCAAAGGCCATCAGGCATTCCATCAGGGTGTTTATGGCCACCGGGGCGGTGATGAAGCTTTGGGGGTTGGCGCAgacgaggttgttggggaagaagggggatgggggagggaaggataAGCAGGGGGGGTTGCACAAGAGTCCTActttgaggttggggttgagtttGAGCACGATTTTGTTTCTGTATAGAGTGTTGTTTAGGTTTTTtacgaggttgagggtgcaGCTGCTGGAGCCGAGTGCTGCGCCGTTTAGGAAGCGGAATCCGAAGACGGCGAGCACGCTAACGAGTCCGTACGCGCCGGCTGTTGGGGCGagtttggcggggttggcgttgggggtTTATCCGGCGGAGCAGTTGAGGGTGACGATTGCtttgtttttggggtttAAGGCTGTGGAGTGGGGGTGGAATTGCGCAGAGGAGAATGGgatggtttgggggtgggagaagacggggttgggcgggaaggggaagatgagggagaggccttggtggtgggggagttggatgTTGCAGCCGTTGGCGTTTGGGCAGTTGTTGCATGCGGCGGTGTTTGATAGGGAGTGTTTCCCGAAGGGGTTCGGGAAtatggtggagaggttttCGTTGACGTATTTGCATCCCAAGCCAGAGGATTTCCCGGCGGGAATGCAGTGGCCTACAactgaggtggtggtggacgggCTTGCGAGGATGGCGAAGTTGAGCTGGCC GGCGTTTATCTCGccaaccctcttcccagGCAAAGAggacaccctcccccctggGCTCTCCGCCATCGCGCCTCTGACCTCGGGCGCCCACCCCCTTATCACGTCGCTTTCTTGTGCGACACTTCACCCATCCGACCCATCTTGCACACGTACATTCCTCACCTTCTGGCTCcgctccttcccaccacTCACCCGCATTCTTTTGCTGGTCTACTCTGTCCTGATGGTCCCCAAGATGAAGTCCTTTTATCACTTCCCCGTCTCCACCATCCAGACCCTTGTGTCCAACGCTCTCCGGATGTCGACCTTCCTCACCGGCGCCGTTGCCACCGCCTGGTCAAGCATCTGCTTCTTCCAGAGCTGGTTCCCACGGACTTTCCTGCCCACTCAACGGATGTTCCTCGGTGGGTTCCTGGCTGGTCTCTGGGCGATTATCGAGCAGGGGAGACAAGGAAGCAGACAGATCTTCTTGTATAGCGCCAAGGCTAGTGTCGAAAGCTTCTGGAAGGTGGgagtgaagaggaggtggtggagggcgatgaaggggggtgatgtgTGGGTTTTTGTTGCGGCGTTGATGCTCACTGGTGTTGTGTATGAGAGGGATGCGAGGGCGATTAAAgaggggagctggaggaaggggatcAGTTGGGTTAGGGgagaggggttgagggattgggggttgaggttgagggaggggaggaggatgaggaacgggagaaagaggagtgagggggtggtgctgatggaaAGGGGCGGGTGTTGA